One stretch of Meriones unguiculatus strain TT.TT164.6M chromosome 7, Bangor_MerUng_6.1, whole genome shotgun sequence DNA includes these proteins:
- the LOC132655339 gene encoding basic proline-rich protein-like: MDRKPSDRPDSSNCLNLPEEDPETSGNRRQQPRRAAAGDSAGRAGPGRGQATGPRLPGPRRRPRRPAPGTRLPVVPGDPRPAPPQPSPAPGRRRDPVPSAVPGPGPQSPPRAHRGRAPPGPAARPAPSRAPAHTRPSGATLAAPRRPSGARLTAGDCGAEPAGGADSAAGAAIGRARPLPRPGPPAARRAAERALGRRDHSSAERAMGPLRPRSRPGRRARREVPATAIFACFRRQPEFTIAALRLRRRRRHKSLEKFRQGQSCGRIRRNLARRRG, translated from the exons ATGGACCGCAAGCCTTCCGATCGACCAGACAGTTCAAATTGCCTTAACTTGCCAGAG GAAGACCCGGAAACTTCTGGCAACAGGAGGCAACAGCCACGCCGCGCTGCTGCGGGCGACTCGGCGGGCAGGGCGGGTCCCGGGCGAGGGCAGGCGACGGGGCCCCGACTCCCCGGTCCGCGCCGCCGTCCCCGCCGCCCCGCGCCCGGGACCCGCCTACCTGTTGTGCCCGGGgatccccgccccgccccgccgcaGCCCAGCCCCGCGCCCGGCCGCCGCCGGGACCCCGTCCCCTCCGCCGTGCCCGGGCCGGGTCCGCAGTCTCCGCCCCGCGCCCACCGGGGTCGCGCGCCGCCCGGCCCAGCCGCCCGCCCCGCCCCGTCGCGGGCCCCGGCTCACACGCGTCCCAGCGGTGCCACGTTGGCGGCTCCGCGACGGCCCAGCGGCGCCCGCCTCACCGCAGGCGACTGCGGGGCCGAGCCGGCGGGCGGGGCTGACAGCGCGGCGGGAGCGGCCATTGGGAGGGCGCGGCCCCTCCCGCGCCCAGGCCCGCCAGCCGCCCGCCGAGCCGCGGAGCGCGCCCTGGGCAGGCGTGACCACTCCAGCGCCGAGAGAGCGATGGGGCCCCTGAGGCCCAGGTCGCGCCCGGGACGGCGGGCTCGCCGGGAGGTTCCGGCCACAGCTATTTTTGCCTGTTTTCGTCGCCAGCCGGAATTTACGATTGCGGCTTTGCGGCTTCGAAGGCGAAGGCGCCACAAGAGCCTGGAAAAATTCAGGCAGGGCCAAAGCTGTGGGAGGATTCGACGGAACCTCGCCCGGAGAAGGGGCTGA